From the genome of bacterium, one region includes:
- a CDS encoding addiction module protein translates to MSNKEILKQALRLKPDERVMVVEGLIKSLDEPDRSLDAIWAEEAEKRLKAYRAGSLEGIPMEKIFKEE, encoded by the coding sequence ATGAGCAATAAAGAAATACTTAAACAAGCATTGAGATTGAAACCAGACGAGAGGGTTATGGTGGTTGAAGGGCTCATAAAGAGCCTTGATGAGCCGGACAGATCGCTGGACGCGATATGGGCAGAAGAAGCAGAAAAGAGGCTCAAAGCCTATCGTGCAGGCAGCCTGGAAGGAATCCCTATGGAGAAGATCTTCAAGGAAGAATAA
- a CDS encoding DUF2283 domain-containing protein, whose product MAEVKVFLDRAANTLTVWFSDPREEHICEETGDEVILMKDRSGRVIGFEKLNFSMTESQQWKVAFETVAV is encoded by the coding sequence ATGGCCGAAGTGAAGGTGTTCCTTGACCGGGCGGCGAATACGCTCACCGTTTGGTTCAGCGACCCCCGGGAAGAGCATATCTGTGAAGAGACTGGGGATGAAGTGATCCTAATGAAAGATAGATCGGGGCGAGTAATCGGCTTCGAGAAGCTGAACTTCTCTATGACCGAATCCCAGCAGTGGAAGGTTGCTTTCGAGACGGTAGCAGTTTGA
- a CDS encoding DNA methyltransferase, producing MFAVNAELLFDPYCGTGTSLVEGLIRGINVAGTDLNPLARLIAQAKTSTPSAREVDKQIARFYRFATRSESAPAAIAPVIHGISRVDFWFKPVVTEKLSRLRAFIDEIEDELVRLFFQVAFSETVRESSNTRNEEFKLYRYGADKLEGFDPDVFGIMALKLKRNRTGLHKFLGIMENLKHPPRAYIHDFNTVTDMPKDKVASASVDIVVTSPPYGDSHTTVAYGQYSRLSAAWLGLSEPEKVDRKLMGGKVAKKVPDFPNDALNQALSQIGKADKKRALEVASFYSDLHHSVARVSELIKPAGYACYVVGNRKVKGVVLPTDVAIRDFFECFGLDHIETFHRSIPNKRMPLRNSPTNVVGALDNTMTQEHIVVMRRKAVKEGVRVWPK from the coding sequence ATGTTCGCAGTTAACGCAGAACTGCTATTTGACCCATATTGCGGGACAGGCACTTCACTCGTAGAAGGACTGATTCGGGGCATCAATGTTGCTGGCACAGACTTGAATCCCTTAGCCCGTCTGATAGCCCAGGCAAAAACATCCACACCCAGCGCGCGGGAAGTAGACAAGCAAATCGCAAGATTCTACAGATTCGCGACTCGCTCAGAATCTGCACCCGCCGCAATCGCGCCAGTCATTCACGGCATCAGCCGCGTTGATTTTTGGTTCAAGCCAGTGGTGACTGAGAAACTCTCTCGCTTAAGGGCGTTTATTGACGAGATAGAAGATGAGTTGGTGCGTCTCTTTTTTCAGGTCGCTTTCAGTGAAACCGTTAGAGAAAGTTCAAACACCCGCAACGAAGAGTTCAAATTGTATCGGTATGGTGCGGATAAATTAGAGGGGTTCGATCCTGATGTTTTTGGAATCATGGCTTTGAAACTAAAGCGCAACCGGACGGGATTGCACAAGTTCCTGGGGATAATGGAGAACCTCAAGCACCCACCCCGTGCGTATATCCATGATTTTAACACGGTAACTGACATGCCGAAGGACAAGGTTGCCTCTGCCAGCGTAGATATTGTAGTTACTTCGCCACCCTACGGAGACTCCCACACCACTGTGGCCTATGGCCAGTATTCGCGACTGTCTGCTGCGTGGCTGGGTCTGAGCGAGCCAGAGAAGGTTGACCGCAAACTCATGGGCGGAAAAGTCGCAAAGAAAGTCCCCGATTTCCCGAATGACGCGCTCAACCAGGCACTCAGCCAGATTGGCAAGGCCGACAAGAAACGAGCTCTTGAAGTTGCGTCCTTCTACTCCGATCTACATCACTCGGTTGCACGTGTGTCGGAATTGATAAAGCCTGCCGGATATGCGTGCTACGTCGTTGGCAATCGAAAGGTCAAAGGGGTCGTCTTACCTACCGACGTAGCGATTCGCGATTTTTTTGAATGTTTTGGTCTTGATCATATAGAGACATTTCATCGTTCCATTCCCAACAAGCGCATGCCACTCCGAAACAGCCCGACTAATGTTGTCGGCGCATTGGACAATACGATGACTCAAGAACACATTGTCGTCATGCGCCGCAAGGCTGTGAAGGAGGGAGTACGAGTATGGCCGAAGTGA
- a CDS encoding BsaWI family type II restriction enzyme: MKRETWRKRIEWRAQIMPQGEGWNRELEGEYKQAIRQYFDGKIDSALEKGNSLEVGNRLAELLKSSEEDIVEIVTPRAVKKWASPETLPLWERFLENKQMVLELREIGKSIANSMRPLAGNNFAIWVTKVLNRAFQDEALPLLAVTRGEIRQNLNRAFDKYSEQTQGLKPDIDIVVVKTPILKPLAVISAKTTLAERVMQTISWRTYMQTLDPQIRDIKLLLVTAWETFSTKSANRQRVQQLDGVYVCNVEVLEWGRIKIFSKILNDLKALL, translated from the coding sequence ATGAAGCGCGAGACATGGCGCAAGAGAATTGAATGGAGAGCTCAGATAATGCCGCAGGGAGAGGGCTGGAATCGGGAACTTGAAGGAGAATACAAACAGGCTATCCGGCAGTACTTTGATGGCAAAATAGATTCTGCTTTGGAAAAAGGCAACTCTCTCGAAGTTGGAAACAGACTTGCTGAACTGTTGAAGAGCTCTGAAGAGGACATCGTTGAAATCGTCACGCCAAGAGCCGTAAAGAAATGGGCAAGCCCAGAAACCTTGCCGCTATGGGAGAGATTCTTAGAAAACAAGCAGATGGTCTTGGAACTTCGGGAAATCGGAAAGAGCATAGCGAATTCAATGCGCCCTTTGGCAGGCAACAATTTCGCGATCTGGGTGACAAAGGTGCTGAACAGAGCATTTCAAGACGAGGCATTACCTCTCCTTGCAGTGACAAGGGGCGAAATCAGACAAAACCTCAATCGCGCTTTCGACAAGTACAGTGAACAGACTCAAGGCCTGAAACCAGACATAGACATCGTCGTTGTCAAGACTCCAATCCTGAAACCACTTGCGGTCATTTCAGCCAAGACGACGCTTGCCGAGAGAGTGATGCAGACGATTAGTTGGCGCACTTATATGCAGACGTTGGACCCACAGATTCGCGATATCAAGTTGCTCTTGGTTACGGCTTGGGAAACCTTCAGTACCAAGAGTGCAAATCGACAACGAGTTCAACAGCTTGATGGTGTCTATGTCTGCAATGTCGAAGTGCTCGAATGGGGGAGAATCAAAATCTTCTCTAAGATCCTAAACGACCTAAAGGCTTTGCTATGA